The sequence CGCCAGCCAAATTTTTCACAATTTCAAAGGTTGCCTTAATGGAAAGAACATTAAAAAAGCTTTCATGGAAATCTTGGATCCTTGCGGCTAGGCCAAAGACGCTATCCGCAGGTATTGTTCCGATCGCTGTAGGGACTTTTTTAGCTAACAAACCCCTAGTGTCAATTGACTGGTTTATCGCACTTTGCACGTTACTTTTTTCTTTTATGATTCAAATTGCAACAAACTTGATCAACGATGCTCTAGATTTTAAAAAAGGTGCGGACACAAATGAGCGTTTGGGCCCTTTAAGAGTTACACAGGCTGGCTTATTAAGCTCTGAACAGGTGATGAGAGGCGCTTTTGTCTGTTTTGCTTTTGCTTTTCTTTTTTCTATCCCTCTCATTTTGAAAGGGGGAGTACCTCTTTTGGTTTTAGTCCTTAGTTCCATCTGTTGCAGTTATCTCTATACGGGAGGCCCATTCCCCCTAGCTTACATCGGCTTAGGAGAGATCTTTGTCATTCTTTTTTATGGTTTTTTTGCAACCCTTACTTCCTATTTTCTTCAAACAGGTGAATGGGGAGGGGTGCAAATGCTTGTGATTTCTTTTGAACTTGGTTGTTTAATTACTGTGTTGCTTGCCATTAACAATCTAAGAGATGTCCAAGAGGACCAAAAGTCTAATAAAAAGACATTGGCAGCCCGTTTTGGGGCCTCTTTCGCAAGAAAAGAGATTGCAATTTTAGTAGGCTTGCCTTTCCTTCTCAATTTTTTCTGGATCTACGCGGAACAGCCCTTGCTGTTTTTTCTGCCTATGACAGTACTACCCATGGGTTTAAATATTGTGAAACGTATGTTTCAATATACGCCAGGTAAAATTTATAATTCTTTCCTTGGTGAAGCTTCACTTCTTACATTAATCTACGGCTTTTTACTTATTTTAGGTTTTCGTTTTACTCATTAAAATGCAAATTGCTTTCCATGATTATCTTTTAAAATTTTGCGGTAGTAGCCAATGTAAGGAAGGATCCTTAGTGCGCTGCATTTTTGAAGATAAATTGGTAGGCTATGCAGATTGTCTCCCTATCGTTTCACAGGGCGACCTCTCTTTGAAAGAACAAAAAAAGAGACTTTTAGATGGTAATTTTACCCCTCTGACAGAAAAAACAGTGCTTTTTGCCAAGCTTGATGCTTTAGCTCGTTTTGAAAAACGTTCATTACTAGATGCATCAAAGGGTGTTAAAAGCCATTTTCTAATTATGAACTTGCATCAACCTCAGAATTGGGAGGCAATTGCTAAGAGAGGGTTTACAATTCTTAAAATCAAACTGCAAGGCACTGACAGTGAGAAAAAAGCGTTGCAAGGACTACCGCGAGAAGCTCCAAACTTTAAGTGGCGTTTAGATTTTAACTCCAAAATGACTTATGAATCTTTTACCAGCTTTATTCATTCGCTGGATCTATCCTTTATCGATTTCATTGAAGATCCTTTTCCATACAATGAATATTTATGGCAGAAGGTGGAAAAAGATTTTCAGTTGAGTTTAGCAGCAGATTTTGAAAAGAAAAAGCTAAAAGAATGGCATCCACAAGTACTCATTATTAAGCCTGCGGTCGATGCTGTTGCACAGTTCAAAGGATCAGCTTCCCGCATTGTTATAACTTCTTATTTGGCGCACCCATTAGAGCAAGTAGCTGCTTCTTACTGTGCTCAGCAGCTCCAGAATGACGAGATAATGGGGCTCCACTCACATACAGTTTTTGAGCCAAACATCTTTAGCTCTGCTTTTAATAAAGAACCTTCATTGTTTTTTGCCGCATTAGGGACCGGATTTGGATTTAATCATCATTTAGCAAATTTGGAGTGGAAATGATCCCTTGGGAAGATGAACAACCGATTTTCTTCTTCAATCCACGATTTTCCAACGAGCAAAAAGAAAAATTTTGCGGTTTTTTTAGCCAGCTTACGCATATAAAAAATCATTTGATTCTATCAACATCAGGATCGCAGGCGCAAAAGTGGGTTGCCTTGTCTAAAACAGCATTGTTGTCTTCGGCAAAAAATGTGAATGCCTTTCTTTCCAGCGATGCTTCCGACATCTGGATTAAAGCTTTACCCAATCACCATGTAGGAGGATTAAGCATCTACGCAAGGTCTTTTTTGAGCGGTGCAAAAGTTAATGAATACACTAACAAATGGGACCCTTTCAAATTTGTAGAACAGGTAGTTAGTGAGCATGGCACCCTTTCTTCATTGGTACCCACCCAGCTTTACGATTTATTAAAAATGAATCTAAAGTCTCCTTCATCCCTCAGAGCAGTTATTATAGGGGGAGGGGCGCTCCCACCACATCTTTATAATAAAGCAAAAGAATTAGGTTGGCCAGTACTCCCAAGTTATGGACTTACAGAGTGCTGTTCTCAAGTGGCGACAGCCACTTTAGAAACGCCTTCTTTGATGCTTCTCCCTCATGTCGAAGCAAAAATTAGCCAGGAAGGCTGCTTAATGATTAAAAGTCCTGCCCTATTATCTGGCTATATTACTACCGATAAAGGGCAACCATATTGGATTGATCCCAAGATAAATGGTTGGCTCACTACGGAAGATCTAGCGAACATTGAGGTAGACAAACTGATTATTTTAGATAGAAAAGATGGGCAGTTTAAAATTGCTGGTGAGATGGTAAGTTTAAAAAACCTAGAAGCTGTCTTAGATAAAATTTGTTTTGAATTAAACGTTTCCGATGCAGCTATTGTTCCGCTGCCAGATAAGCGTCTAGGATACATTATTTGCCTGGTAATTCAAGAAAAAAATCCGCTTATTCAGGACGCTATTAAAGCAGCTTTTAAAGCGCAGGTGCTACCCTACGAACAAATAAGAGTTGTAAAAGTTCTTGATGGAATCCCAAGGACGTCTCTTGGAAAGGTGAGGCGTGCGAAACTCGTTGAACTTTGCCTTTCTTAAAGAATAAAAAGAGTATCCTTACTAATTTTTTTTCGCAATAATCACTGTTGCGATTCCTAAACATTGGGGATGAATGTCGACCTGACTGTAGCCAGTTGTTAAAAGTTTGCTTTTAATTTCTTGTGGTTTAACGAAGCTTTCAATGCTTTGACAAAGGTATTTATAAGCATCTTTATTTTTCGCAACAAATCCGCCTAAAATAGGTAGAAGCCTTTTTAGATAAAAATGGTGGAACTGTTTAAGCCCAGTGATTTCTGGAGAGGTTAACTCTAAAATTCCTAATTTTCCACCAGGTTTCAGTACTCTAAACGCCTCTTGGAAACAATTTTCGATACAATGAACATTTCTAATGCCATAAGCAATGGTAATGGCTTCTACTGAAGAATCTTCAAGAGGGATTTTTTCAGCATCGGCATGCAAATAATTAAAGCTATCCTGGCTTCTAAAGTGAACATCCATTTTATGCTTTGCTAAAGCTAACATTTCCGGGCAAAAATCGAGTAAATAGGCCTTTTTGGTTTCTTTATTTCTTAACATCCAGGTTTTGGTAATTTCACCAGTGCCTGCGCATAAATCCAAAAGCGCAGAATCTTTAAAATCATTATCACGATTGGTTAAATGCACTAATTTCTTATTCCACAGTTTATGCATGTTAAAAGACAAAATTGCATTTGCACGATCATATTCAGCAGCAATGCTGGCAAACATGGATTGAATAGAAGCTGAGTCTTGTTTGTTATAACTGGTCATTTTTCGTGTCTTGTTGTCTTGTGCATAAATCGCAGGAGATAGACGTGTTGCATTCTTCATTATCTTCTTTTTTACCGGGGACTTTGCCGCACATTCCGCCTTTGATTTTCGATTTACCGGTAATTAGCCAACCGATAGCTAAAGAACAGATGGCAATAAGCACAATCACAAAAGAAAAAGTCAAAGTAAGAGCAAGTGTTGACATTTGTTTATCCGTTCCATAAAGTTTAACCTTAGATTACAAACTTTATTTGATGATTGCAAGAGCGATTACAAAAGTTATCAATTTTATTGTTTGTCCCAAAAAATGGCGAAGGAGCATTTTTTTAGCCTTATTAAATTTTTGGGTGTTTTTTTGGAAAAGTAAAAGAAAGCTTCGACTCTTTTTATATGTCGTTATGAGTATTTTTGCGGTGAGTTATAACCTGTAAACAGATCTGAATTATAAGTTGTTCATTAAAAAAGTATTGGATAATTTAACTTCTAATTTCTCTAAACCCATGGAGGTATTTGTGAGTGTAGCAGCATTAACTTTACTCTATCAACAAGTAAAAGCAGCTGATGATGAAGCAGTTAAAAACTTCTGTGCGCAAATTGGCTTGCCTGAGACAATCACCTCTATCTTGCAGCCCTTAAAATCTGCAGAAATTAACTCCCAAAATTTTATTATTTCATTCGATTCTGGCAAAAAAGTTTTGCTTCGCCGCTGTCACAGATTGCAGGGTGAGCAAAATTATCAAGCATTGAATAAATTAGCCAAGTATCTAGCAAAGGAAGGAGTGAACGTCCCACAGCTGAGTCCTGTAGTTAATGATGAATTACCCTACTACGAGAAGGAAGGAACAGTAGAAAAGGTATGCTGGGTATTTTTTAAATACATAGAAGCGGATCATTATTTTACCGGCATAAACGGAGAGCTGAAGGAAGCTGCTTACCAAATCGGTAAGATGCACACAAGCTTACAAAAAAAGTATAGAAAACAAGACATTTTCCCCTTCAAAAACACCATTCCAAATCATTATTTGAAACCTTTTTTTACAGCAAAAGATTGGGAAAAATATTCTCTAATTATTAAAGAAAAGTTGGAAAATGGCGGAGATGAGTATGATCGAGCTTTTTACGACAATCAAGATCTTATTTTACGGATGCTCACTTCGGTAGAAGAGAATTTTCCAGTACTAGACTCTGATATACAAAACATTCATTTCGATTTAAATAGTTCGAACTTTTTGATTTGTGAACGTCAAGTTTTCATCATGGATTTCGATGAGATTCAACTTGGGAATGTATATACAGATTTAGGATTTGCTCTTCATCGGTTGTTGACCACAAGTTTGGATCATAAGCATTTAGATTCAGCTCATTTAAAAGAAGCTGCAAAAGAATTTATTTTGGCTTACTGCAGGGGCAATCCTGATTTAAAATTCGACGCAAAAAAACTTATTGTGGCTATGTATAACCGAGCTTTAAGAAATGTAAAAACGAATTTAGAGTTAAAATATGAAAAAAATAGCCATGATTGGTTAACATCTATTCCTGTCAATTTAGAAAGGCTTCGAGAAGTCGAAAACCTTTCTATATTGATAGAAGATTTGGAGATCTAGCCATTTCAGTGCTACCCATTCGAAAAAAATCTAGGCGAGCTCATAAGCTCGCCACTTTTTAAATGTTATTTCTAAAACTCTAATTTTCTTAAATTCAACATCTAATTTAGAATAGTTAATCCAGTCTGGATCAGTTGTAGGTTTTTTAACCGGCACTGAAGCAATTCCCGATGTAGGTGTTTTTTAAATTTTTGATATTGTATTTATTTAGGATAATCATTTAGGGGAAAAATTCGTTGCTTATAGCACAAGGATCCCTTAAAAAGTCCTCAATACTTAACACATCTAATAAATGAGGAGGGGGGGTATAAATTTTAATCATTAACAAGGCTTTTCTTGGCAATATTAAGCCAAGTGACATAAGCAAAGAACTCTCTTAATCTATTCAATAAGTTTAAATTTCACAGCTATTGACAAAATTCTTTCAAATACTGCTACGCAAGATTATACTCATTAATAATTTGTTGTTCTAAAGTGGCGGCATCCTTAGCAAAATTACGAATTCCTTCAGCTAGCTTTTCTGTGGCCATAGGATTTTCATTTAACATCCAGCGGAAAGTTTTCTCATTGATCAATATTTTATCGATTGATAATGACTTTGCATGTTCGGGATTGAGTTTTCTTTCGACTTTACCTGAGTTTTCAAGGCCTTTGAGCAGCTGAGGAGAAATTGTTAATAGATCGCATCCTGCTAATTCGGTGATTTCCTCAAAATTTCGAAAGCTTGCTCCCATTATCTGTGTCTTGTATCCAAATTTTTTAAAATAATTGTAAATTTGGGTAACGGATTTAACGCCCGGATCATCGTTGGGAGGATAGCTAGCTCTTCCTTCATTTTTTTTATACCAGTCAAGTATCCTGCCAACAAATGGAGAGATGAGGGTTGCTGAAGATTCGGCACAAGCAATTGCCTGGGGAAGGCTAAAGAGAAGAGTCATATTGCAATGAATATTTTCTCTTTCAAGTACTGCAGCGGCCTGGGTGCCTTCCCAAGTGGATGCAAGTTTAATGAGAATGCGTTCTCTCGGTATGTTAACCTCTTCGTAAAGTTTAATTAGCGAACGAGCTTTCTGGATACTCCCTTCAGTGTCGAAAGATAATCTTGCGTCTACTTCTGTTGAAACCCTTCCAGGAATAAGCTTAAGAATGGCAGTTCCAAAATTAACAAACAATTTATCCATGAGCAGATCTCTTAATTGCTCTTTATTGCTTGCATGTGCTTTTGCATAGTCTACCGCATCTTCAATAAGGGGCTTGTAGGCATCATTTTTTGAGGCTTGAGCAATGAGAGAAGGATTAGTCGTAGCATCGGTTGGCTTAAATTGTTCAATAGCATGGATATCACCAGTATCAACAACAATTGTTGTCATTTCACGAAGTTGTTCTAGCATATTTTTCATGATTTATCCTTTATAGCAATTTAGCAGGACTATCTTTTAAGGGCTCTAAACGAAATGTAATTGTAACAGGTTCATTTCCAAGTTTAAGCTCTAGGCAAGAACTTAAGCGAGTAAGAAGAAGCTTAAAAGGGATTTTAACCTTTGTTTCACCAACATCGACCCCTACAGATGTGTTTCCGAGAATTTCTTCAGAATCTTTGATTTGATAACATAGAGCTTCAAATTTTTTCAGCTGCCTTATGAGGTTTTCGTCATGAAGAGAATATTTTTTTGAACAATGACTGCATGAAATATGTTGGTTATGTTCAATTTCAAAAATTGAAAAAATCACTTCTTCTTGACACTTTTGGCATTGGAACTCTAAATTATGCCCACGTTGCATAAGTTTCCTATTAAAGTTAAATCGTCTTAATTTCAAGATAATACATGTCAACTCTCAGAGTAGCACATTCTTAGCCCATTGGCAATCAAAACTTAAAGCATTAATAGTGGGGCATTTGCTGCCTAAAGGTCTCTAAATTGATGGGGTGGGATAACCTTCTTATAATATGGAAATAGGGGAGGAAAACATTTAAGCATTTTTGGAAATAGAGTGAGTTCTTGCTAATCTTATTTTCCCACAAAACTTTTCTTTGACTTTCATCACATCAAAATTGGTTTAACATTAATTTGAGCATGTCAGATGCGATAAATATCCCTTCAAATCAAAAAATAATATGCATTATCCAAATAGAGTTTAAAGCTCGGAGAAAGATTTAGCTTCACATTCCAGATGATGTTAATGCTTCTCAGTGTGCTGCTAAAATAGACTTTTATATAATTTGCTGACAGATATTACAAGCCATTGTGCGTTGTGAAAGTAAAGTCAACGCTTTTTTAAAGCTACGCATTCATAGAAGGCAGTGAACTTACTAACACCCCCTCTTGATCGTCATCAATTTGGATTCAATTTTTTGGGATTGCTCCGATTAAGTCTTTAGTGCTGGTGGGATTGACTACCACGTGAAGACTGAGCTTGATCGACTAAAAAAGCAATTGTCCCAGCTATTGTTACAGCCCCTAATGGAGTTAAGATAGGGAGCAAGCTTCGTTGTCTGATTTCAGTATAGCCCCAGCCATTTACTTCAGTGGTATAGTTTGAAGCATGTAACTGGCTGATGGAAAAGGTTAATAAGAGAATGAAGATGGATGCTTTCATTGCGATACCTGGTTTTCTTTCCTATATCTCTTTTAAGGTTTTAATGGCAATGAGAACTGCTTCCTTTGCTATCTTCCAGAATAATTGCGTATATTCCCGCAAATACAGCAGCACCGATCGCCAACCCTACGATGACATGACAAGCTCTTAGCCGCATGCTTCATAATCGCGGTACTCACAAGCAGAGTAGTCAGCAAAGGCAACCATTTTATTAAACAGCATTGTGAAAAGCAGTATGTGAAAAATCTTTTTTTTTATATACATGGCAGATTACATTAAATAGTTTTGATAAGTTTTTGGTAATTTTGTTCGAAGCCATTTAACGGTAAAAGAGTCTTGTAAGTACCTACCTTCAAAATGATTTCTTCCTTATTCAATAAGCTCTGGATGATACTTTGGGTATAATTTTCGGGCAGCAAAATACGTTGGTTGCCCTGCGCAATTTGAGCAGCCACTAATTCGTTATGATTGTTAATAGTAAGAGAGACGACGATTGTTCCCTCAGAGACTAAATAGTCGGGTAAAGCACAGCCATGAATATTTATATAGATGCGATAGCCAACTTCTGTACTGTATGCTACTTCTAATTCAGGTTCTAAAAAAAAATTATCCGGTTTATAAAAGACCTTAGCGCTTTTGAAACAAGGATCACTACTGCAGATGCTG is a genomic window of Chlamydiales bacterium STE3 containing:
- a CDS encoding putative 1,4-dihydroxy-2-naphthoate octaprenyltransferase (Product derived from UniProtKB/Swiss-Prot:P39582;Gene name derived from UniProtKB/Swiss-Prot:P39582;EC number derived from UniProtKB/Swiss-Prot:P39582) gives rise to the protein MERTLKKLSWKSWILAARPKTLSAGIVPIAVGTFLANKPLVSIDWFIALCTLLFSFMIQIATNLINDALDFKKGADTNERLGPLRVTQAGLLSSEQVMRGAFVCFAFAFLFSIPLILKGGVPLLVLVLSSICCSYLYTGGPFPLAYIGLGEIFVILFYGFFATLTSYFLQTGEWGGVQMLVISFELGCLITVLLAINNLRDVQEDQKSNKKTLAARFGASFARKEIAILVGLPFLLNFFWIYAEQPLLFFLPMTVLPMGLNIVKRMFQYTPGKIYNSFLGEASLLTLIYGFLLILGFRFTH
- a CDS encoding Uncharacterized protein (Product derived from UniProtKB/Trembl:D6YW77): MQIAFHDYLLKFCGSSQCKEGSLVRCIFEDKLVGYADCLPIVSQGDLSLKEQKKRLLDGNFTPLTEKTVLFAKLDALARFEKRSLLDASKGVKSHFLIMNLHQPQNWEAIAKRGFTILKIKLQGTDSEKKALQGLPREAPNFKWRLDFNSKMTYESFTSFIHSLDLSFIDFIEDPFPYNEYLWQKVEKDFQLSLAADFEKKKLKEWHPQVLIIKPAVDAVAQFKGSASRIVITSYLAHPLEQVAASYCAQQLQNDEIMGLHSHTVFEPNIFSSAFNKEPSLFFAALGTGFGFNHHLANLEWK
- a CDS encoding putative o-succinylbenzoate-CoA ligase, menE (Product derived from UniProtKB/Trembl:Q6MCB3;Gene name derived from UniProtKB/Trembl:Q6MCB3), giving the protein MIPWEDEQPIFFFNPRFSNEQKEKFCGFFSQLTHIKNHLILSTSGSQAQKWVALSKTALLSSAKNVNAFLSSDASDIWIKALPNHHVGGLSIYARSFLSGAKVNEYTNKWDPFKFVEQVVSEHGTLSSLVPTQLYDLLKMNLKSPSSLRAVIIGGGALPPHLYNKAKELGWPVLPSYGLTECCSQVATATLETPSLMLLPHVEAKISQEGCLMIKSPALLSGYITTDKGQPYWIDPKINGWLTTEDLANIEVDKLIILDRKDGQFKIAGEMVSLKNLEAVLDKICFELNVSDAAIVPLPDKRLGYIICLVIQEKNPLIQDAIKAAFKAQVLPYEQIRVVKVLDGIPRTSLGKVRRAKLVELCLS
- a CDS encoding Demethylmenaquinone methyltransferase (Product derived from UniProtKB/Swiss-Prot:Q6MCB5;Gene name derived from UniProtKB/Swiss-Prot:Q6MCB5;EC number derived from UniProtKB/Swiss-Prot:Q6MCB5), encoding MKNATRLSPAIYAQDNKTRKMTSYNKQDSASIQSMFASIAAEYDRANAILSFNMHKLWNKKLVHLTNRDNDFKDSALLDLCAGTGEITKTWMLRNKETKKAYLLDFCPEMLALAKHKMDVHFRSQDSFNYLHADAEKIPLEDSSVEAITIAYGIRNVHCIENCFQEAFRVLKPGGKLGILELTSPEITGLKQFHHFYLKRLLPILGGFVAKNKDAYKYLCQSIESFVKPQEIKSKLLTTGYSQVDIHPQCLGIATVIIAKKN
- a CDS encoding Transaldolase (Product derived from UniProtKB/Swiss-Prot:Q6MAI4;Gene name derived from UniProtKB/Swiss-Prot:Q6MAI4;EC number derived from UniProtKB/Swiss-Prot:Q6MAI4) yields the protein MKNMLEQLREMTTIVVDTGDIHAIEQFKPTDATTNPSLIAQASKNDAYKPLIEDAVDYAKAHASNKEQLRDLLMDKLFVNFGTAILKLIPGRVSTEVDARLSFDTEGSIQKARSLIKLYEEVNIPRERILIKLASTWEGTQAAAVLERENIHCNMTLLFSLPQAIACAESSATLISPFVGRILDWYKKNEGRASYPPNDDPGVKSVTQIYNYFKKFGYKTQIMGASFRNFEEITELAGCDLLTISPQLLKGLENSGKVERKLNPEHAKSLSIDKILINEKTFRWMLNENPMATEKLAEGIRNFAKDAATLEQQIINEYNLA
- a CDS encoding hypothetical protein (Product derived from UniProtKB/Trembl:F8LEH7) is translated as MQRGHNLEFQCQKCQEEVIFSIFEIEHNQHISCSHCSKKYSLHDENLIRQLKKFEALCYQIKDSEEILGNTSVGVDVGETKVKIPFKLLLTRLSSCLELKLGNEPVTITFRLEPLKDSPAKLL